AGCCACCCCTCCCAGAGCTCGTGCTAGGGAGAAGTGCCAGGGCAGTGCGGCCACCCCCAGCATTGATTGGGCTGCTGGTTTGCACTCTTGAGCAAGCCTCACCTGCTCCAGCTCCCTCTGCATGGGGGACATTTTCTCTGAAAGCAGAGTATACAAAGTCCAGTGATGGCTGTCAATCCTCTGTTCCTGCAGATATTCAATGAACTGGACCACGCTGGCTCCTTGCTAGCCAACGAGACCCTGGAGGATGGGCTCCCTTTGCATGATGGGAAAGGAGATATGGGTAAATGCCCCTACTATGCTGCTAAACAAGACAAAGGTAGGTCTTGCGTGTCCCGAGCTCCCTCCCAGGGTGAGCATATCAGCATCCCCCACTGATGCGATGTCCCCTGTTGGTACTGCCATACAGGTGTCCTGGAGGGCAGCAGCTGTCCCTTCCAAACAGCCATGGCTGTGCTGAGCAAGCCCAGCCTCCAGTTCATTCTGGCCGTCGGTGTGGCCCTGGCTGCTGGCCTCTTGGCCTGGTACTACATGTGAAGGACCCATCACACCATGCTCGCACCGTCCTCCTGAGTGACCACtggcccacccccacccccaaccggGACTAAACTACCACCTCAGGTGACTTTTTCTTAATGCTGGGTTTGAGAAAACAAGCAACCAATAAAAGCCAGATGCTGAAGCCTCTATCTGTCAGCATCCTCTTGGCAGGTCAAATGCTGAGCTGGGTTCAAGCCcatcctccctgcagcccccaggctATAGCACCAGGAGCAGCCAGTGCAGCTCACCGGGCTGACCTGGGCCTCTGGAACCAGCTCTGCTCCCTGGGCACCCACACCTCTGACCCGAGGCTCGTTCCCGTTGTTCTTCCTTGTGTCGGCATTTAAATGGAGATTTTCCCCGTCCTGGGAGCAGAGCACTCAGCAACCCTAGGCTGCCATAGCtatgtgggagggaggggggcctCTCCAGATGCTGCTGTTCTACTGTGGGGCCTCTCCCCAGGGTCAGGGGGAGCTAAGAGGGGCAGAGGCCAAGCTTGCACCCTGCCTCAGCGGCCCTGGGAGCCATGTCCTGGGTAGCCGTGCTCGTCCCTCTCAAGCAGAAACCCCTGAGAGGGCTCTGTTCAGCTGTgacctctcttctctgccctgtgTAAATGCTACAGCACTCAATAAAGCGGACTCTAACAGCTGCCTCCATACTTCCTTCTCGCCGCTCCCATGCAGCCCCCTCCAGCCCTTCCTGTGTTCCCAACACTGCTGTCACCTTCCCACAGCCCTCCTCTCCAGGGCAACGTCACTCTGACTGTCTCACAAAGACCCTTCAAGTCTACGTGGTCCTGTGGTTTTCTGACTCTCAGAAGTGCTTTGGAggttttctactttttgaaattttttttataaattaggaTAAAAAATTATATGCTTGTATTATATAACAATTCATTGTCTAAAATagaaatgacttatttttattactagGCGTCTGTTACCtgttttatatattaaggatGTGCAAAAGTTTAATTCACAAGAGTTAAATGGTGGGGAAACTTTGTTCGACTACTGACCAAGCCTATGCACCTTCACAGTTCAGATGAGAGGTAGGGGCAGAGCAGGCCCAGAACCTAGGGGTCCAGACTGCCTGCCCCCTGTTAGCCTTGAGACCAGAAGCCTCAGCCCCAGTGGCTCTGTCTTGCTTGAGGGAGTGAGAACCTGCCTACAAGGTGGGATGACCCTGAGTTCGAGCTAGGAGCTCCAGCTGAAGGTCCCGTGAGCAGATGCCAAGGTGTGGACATGGGTGAAACCAGTATCAGAGATAGTAAGGTGACCTTACAGCCCTGTGAAGCCAACTCATGCCCTGGCCCGGCACAGCTGGAATCCCAGTCCTCATCCACACTGGACTCTGGCTTGGTTTAATTAGGTACTTAAAGGTCAGCGTCATGCCTGGGCAGTCACTGTGGCATAAGCACTGACACCCTGAGGACTCAACCCCCTGCCCTTAGACTACCTGTagcccctccctctttccctcacaAAAGGAAGCCAGGCAAAAGAGCAGAGGCCCAGGGCGGGGGAGTGAAAGGGCCAATTTAATGAGAAACTACAAACTGAGACCGGCCACAATTCAGTGACAGGaggccatgcagtggcagtgCGAGACCAGGAAAGGGGTGGCAGCAGGATACAGCAGTCTACGTGGCAAGTTCACAGACAAACCATTCAGGAAATAAAGACAATGTGGgctcaggcccagggcagggctggtgtCCACCAGGGCACTTCCGCTACTTGTGGCTGCTCCTTCCTCATCCCCAGCCTGTCCCCAGTCCAGTGCCCCAGCGCCTGCTGCTGGAGCAAGCACAGAGACAATGAGTCAGCCAGGGCGAAAGGCCCCACATTTACTGGAAAGAGGATCCATGGGGAACACACTGCAAATTTGAGTGCGCCCACAAGGaggcccctcctctctgccatcTCTGGTCCCAGCTAGGGCACACTAGCTACAGAGCAGAGGTCGCACCCACACACAGCAAGGACATGGTATAGACAGATGGGCTAGGCTCCTGGGCATTCTTTTTGGACCCGGCAAAAATGGGTTCACAGAGGTGTGGCCAGAAAGGGagctgggcaggggccagaggcAAGTCCCTTCTTGGCAAGACAGGGCCCAATCACTTACCCCATGACCTATAGGTGTGCTGATCTCTCTGTCTTACCCCACGTGTCTCCTGGGCACTTGGACAATGTGTTAAGTGTTCCTAAGAGTTCTGAGGGTCAGGGTCATTCCTCCTATCATGCCTCTAGCACTTGAGAAAGAAACCCAGGCCTTATGACCCTGTCATGCTTGAGTCCACTGCCCTGCTTTCAGCCCAGCAGATCAGAAACGACTGTGGCTACAGGCACAGCTCTGCTGCAGGCCCCAAGTCCGGGGAACCAGCCACTGCTCTGGCTGCTTTTGGTCCCAGGGAGAGTCAGGACCAAACCTGTACTTCATTCAGAAATGGAGGAATGAGACCCCAGCAGGGAGACCGTGCGAGGAAAGCCTTCCCAGCTTATCTTCCTGATCACAAACACCAAGCAAACCAGCAACACACAAGCTCAGTGCCATCCCCCTGCCACTTGCTGACCCTTGGCCTTAAATCCAACAGAATTTCTGCCAGAAGAGTCAGATGCTCAGGGAAGGGCAAGGCGAAGAAGACAAGACTTCCAGGGGACCGGTGGAATGGCTTCCACCCCCAAGTGGGAGCAGGGAAGTAAGCCACTGAGCGCAGGGAGAGAAGCACAGGGGACCAGACTGACAGCGGGGAGTCCTGTCCCAGCTCCGTTAGCACAGGCGCTTGTACGTGTAGATGTAGGCTTTGCAGCTGGGGCACGTGTGCGTCACATCCTTGAAGTCGTTGATGAGGCAAGGGATCAAGCAGCAGCCCAAATCACACCTGCATCAGAGACAGGGAGACACGGGAAAGCCTGAAGGGAAGGTGCTGAGGGCCCGGGCCTATTCCAGCATGGTGATGGGTAGGTGAGGCCCCCACCCTGCGAGCACCCACACCACCTACCCCATGAAGCAGCAGAAGAAGCCCAGCACGAAGTTCATCAGACCAATCTCATAGGAGATCTTGGTGGTGATGGCCTGCTGGCAGTGGGGACACACCGTCTGCACAGGTGCGCCCTCAAAGATCTCTCCCTGCAGCACTGTCACCGTGGTGGCAGCCCCTGAAGGGACCAGGACTGTGGCCGTGTGGCCCCCAGGGCCAGGGTAGGGCCCTGGTGGGTAGGGCCCTGGTGGGTAGTAGCCCATGGGTGGgtgggggcctggaggagggtAAAAACCTGGAACGGCACAGAAGACGGAGCAAAGACAGGTCACTTGCTTGCCATCTGCCCCATGTGAGAGG
This region of Equus quagga isolate Etosha38 chromosome 7, UCLA_HA_Equagga_1.0, whole genome shotgun sequence genomic DNA includes:
- the CDIP1 gene encoding cell death-inducing p53-target protein 1, coding for MSNEPPPPYPGGPTAPLLEEKSGAPTTPGRTSPAVMQPPPGMSLPPADIGPPPYEPPGHPMPQPGFIPPHVNADGTYMPPGFYPPPGPHPPMGYYPPGPYPPGPYPGPGGHTATVLVPSGAATTVTVLQGEIFEGAPVQTVCPHCQQAITTKISYEIGLMNFVLGFFCCFMGCDLGCCLIPCLINDFKDVTHTCPSCKAYIYTYKRLC